One Helicoverpa zea isolate HzStark_Cry1AcR chromosome 20, ilHelZeax1.1, whole genome shotgun sequence genomic region harbors:
- the LOC124640255 gene encoding probable glucosamine 6-phosphate N-acetyltransferase: protein MGMEKHNNADGKPSEYLYPPEILKRLDFDKSPATFKPKISAASPGEDWMVVRPLQRSDYDKGFLQLLGQLTSVGNVTRKQFDERFTKMKQSGGYYVTVIEDTRISKLIGAATLTIEQKFIHNCSVRGRLEDVVVNDTYRGKQLGKLIVVTVSLLAQELGCYKMSLDCKDKLIKFYETLGYKLEPGNSNAMNMRFEDPS, encoded by the exons ATGGGCATGGAAAAACATAACAATGCG GATGGCAAGCCATCTGAGTACCTCTATCCCCCAGAGATACTGAAGAGGTTGGATTTTGACAAAAGTCCAGCAACATTCAAGCCTAAAATCAGTGCGGCCAGCCCTGGTGAAGATTGGATGGTAGTGAGGCCTCTGCAGCGATCTGATTATGATAAAGGCTTTCTGCAACTGCTTGGACAGCTGACCAGTGTGGGCAATGTCACAAGGAAGCAGTTTGATG AGCGTTTCACAAAGATGAAGCAGTCTGGCGGCTACTACGTGACCGTGATCGAAGACACGCGCATTTCCAAGCTGATCGGAGCCGCCACGCTCACCATCGAACAGAAGTTCATTCACAACTGCTCTGTG AGGGGTCGTCTTGAAGACGTGGTGGTCAATGATACTTACAGAGGCAAGCAGTTGGGCAAATT aatcgTAGTGACGGTCTCCCTGTTGGCCCAAGAGTTGGGCTGCTACAAAATGTCTCTGGACTGCAAGGACAAACTCATCAAGTTCTACGAAACGCTCGGCTATAAGCTCGAGCCTGGAAACTCTAACGCTATGAATATGCG GTTCGAGGATCCATCTTGA